A genomic stretch from uncultured Methanobrevibacter sp. includes:
- a CDS encoding AarF/ABC1/UbiB kinase family protein, with protein sequence MKDNEDDEDFEISDLRYAMEECGPAFIKLGQLLATRPDLVGNEIADDLKLLRDNTPATPFDEIRVVIEDELGQPLEEVYSEFNEEPLGSASIGQVYKATLKESGQEVAVKVQKPGIIDVIEPDVKILNKIAGTLDKHVSGTRTYNLPAMAQEFERSIFKELDYMEEVRNIGKITKNFSEVDYIKFPEVYPEYCTSKVINMELIDGYEVTELFDNEIEGINNKEIAQYGCQSYLKQVLLDGFFHADPHPGNLFVTKDNKLCYIDMGMMGVVNDTFRSNFAQMILLLLDGNSHHLINQMLYMNIITPEQNTDEFKADVDDLLNTYIGVDIDQMDGIFDNLMNVMIKHNIILPREFVMIGRGILLIEDAGDKLDPHFNLTAELETFAKKMIKSKFEPGNLVGGGFNYIVEIEHLLKDLPDRLNSTLDKLEKGQLELNMNHTGLDELKDQLSISLIVSALLVGSSIAILADKGPRVWDISAIGFFGFIISAILGIYIIYKFLRK encoded by the coding sequence TTGAAAGACAACGAAGACGATGAAGATTTTGAAATTTCAGACTTGAGATATGCAATGGAAGAGTGCGGTCCTGCATTCATCAAATTAGGTCAATTACTTGCTACAAGACCCGATTTAGTGGGCAATGAAATAGCTGATGATTTGAAATTGCTTAGGGACAACACACCTGCAACTCCTTTTGATGAAATAAGAGTAGTTATCGAAGATGAACTTGGACAGCCTCTCGAAGAGGTATACTCCGAATTCAATGAAGAGCCTCTCGGTTCTGCATCAATCGGTCAAGTTTATAAGGCAACATTAAAGGAAAGTGGCCAAGAAGTTGCAGTTAAGGTTCAAAAGCCAGGCATCATTGATGTGATTGAACCTGATGTAAAAATATTGAATAAAATAGCTGGAACCTTGGATAAACATGTTTCAGGAACAAGAACATATAACTTACCTGCGATGGCTCAAGAATTCGAAAGGTCCATCTTCAAAGAGCTCGACTATATGGAAGAAGTCAGAAACATAGGCAAAATCACCAAAAACTTTTCAGAAGTGGATTACATCAAATTCCCAGAAGTATATCCTGAATACTGTACTTCCAAAGTCATTAACATGGAACTTATTGACGGATATGAAGTGACCGAACTGTTCGACAATGAAATCGAAGGAATAAACAATAAGGAAATCGCTCAGTATGGATGCCAATCCTATTTGAAACAAGTTTTGCTTGACGGATTTTTCCATGCGGACCCACATCCAGGTAACTTGTTTGTAACTAAAGACAACAAGCTTTGCTACATAGACATGGGAATGATGGGAGTCGTAAATGATACTTTCAGATCAAACTTTGCTCAAATGATATTGCTCCTATTGGATGGAAATTCACACCATTTGATCAATCAAATGCTTTATATGAATATCATCACTCCAGAACAGAACACTGATGAATTTAAGGCAGATGTTGATGACTTGCTAAACACCTACATTGGAGTTGACATAGACCAAATGGATGGAATATTCGACAACTTAATGAATGTCATGATCAAGCACAATATCATTCTTCCAAGAGAATTCGTAATGATTGGAAGAGGAATACTCCTTATTGAAGATGCCGGAGACAAATTGGATCCTCACTTCAATCTTACTGCAGAACTTGAAACATTCGCTAAAAAAATGATTAAATCAAAATTCGAACCGGGAAATCTTGTTGGTGGTGGATTCAACTACATTGTAGAAATTGAACACTTGTTAAAAGACTTGCCGGACAGACTTAACAGCACTCTTGACAAGCTTGAAAAAGGACAATTAGAGTTAAATATGAACCACACTGGCTTGGATGAATTGAAAGATCAATTATCCATTTCCTTAATCGTTTCTGCATTGCTTGTTGGTTCATCCATTGCAATTTTAGCAGATAAAGGACCAAGAGTATGGGATATTTCTGCTATTGGATTCTTTGGATTCATTATCAGCGCAATTCTTGGAATATACATAATATATAAATTCTTACGCAAATAA
- a CDS encoding GNAT family N-acetyltransferase, whose amino-acid sequence MHIRKATIDDLNLIMDIYRAAQDFMIESGNPNQWGHFYPSEDLVKEDIANSISYLICDDDNEPHGVFVLIGGLEPTYQYIENGSWLNDDDYITLHRIASDGKGHGIFQSAMDYCKSICDNIRIDTHSNNVIMQKQIEKNGFKKCGTIYVRDGSPRIAYQWRKK is encoded by the coding sequence ATGCATATTAGGAAAGCGACAATTGATGATTTAAATCTAATTATGGACATTTATCGTGCTGCTCAAGACTTTATGATTGAATCTGGAAATCCCAATCAGTGGGGTCATTTCTATCCTAGTGAAGATTTGGTAAAAGAGGATATTGCCAATTCAATCTCTTATCTGATATGTGATGATGATAATGAGCCTCATGGTGTCTTTGTGCTTATTGGCGGATTGGAACCAACTTATCAATATATAGAAAATGGCAGTTGGCTAAATGATGATGATTACATCACTTTACATAGAATTGCAAGTGATGGGAAGGGTCATGGAATATTCCAATCTGCAATGGATTATTGCAAATCCATTTGCGATAACATTAGAATAGACACTCACAGCAACAATGTCATTATGCAAAAACAGATAGAAAAGAATGGATTTAAGAAGTGTGGAACCATTTATGTAAGAGATGGTTCTCCAAGAATTGCTTATCAATGGAGAAAAAAATAG
- a CDS encoding glycosyltransferase, which yields MKVLISSMAAMAETAGPSGRARLLVEHLKDAGIEVATCIAEDVNYKPIEGVKNYYLEVPMPLGLPKAIASKTFPIAQKLGIIEKKNVGSFEDVLHFTGNIDYNYLAKSVEDIRKAIDDFNPDIVYSEFNISAIIATKLENRLLFASISYPTQTEYSSSPKHAKGLKKFLKENSLPDVYSALDLFKWADKSFVPSIYELEPIENDNVTFCGTWKDVNLENSSNDDNLNDSKNSKNIILVYMGNGTISPKKMMNEIKNAFVGTDYEVYIASLGLEKQEYENIHVDKRWDFSKLLNSAVLFINHGGQNSMIDGLIYGVPQLICPGRVFERIYNGKSVENLGAAKVLNINEFKSEIIRAESEKLINDNGFRENSKFIGDKLKSFGGIECILDAINEKH from the coding sequence ATGAAAGTGTTAATTAGTTCAATGGCTGCAATGGCTGAAACAGCAGGGCCTTCTGGTAGGGCTAGATTGCTAGTTGAACATTTAAAAGATGCAGGTATTGAAGTTGCTACTTGCATTGCAGAGGATGTAAATTATAAGCCAATTGAAGGTGTTAAAAACTATTATCTTGAAGTTCCCATGCCTCTGGGGCTTCCTAAAGCTATTGCAAGCAAGACATTTCCTATTGCACAAAAATTGGGAATAATAGAAAAGAAAAATGTGGGCAGCTTTGAGGATGTCTTGCACTTTACAGGAAACATTGATTATAATTATTTGGCAAAAAGTGTTGAAGATATTAGAAAAGCCATTGATGATTTTAATCCGGACATAGTTTATAGTGAATTTAATATCTCTGCAATAATAGCTACGAAACTTGAGAATAGGCTATTATTTGCAAGCATTAGTTATCCCACACAAACAGAATACAGTTCTAGTCCAAAGCATGCTAAAGGACTTAAGAAGTTTTTAAAAGAGAACAGTCTTCCAGATGTTTATTCTGCATTGGATCTTTTCAAATGGGCAGACAAGTCATTTGTTCCAAGCATTTATGAACTGGAACCAATTGAAAATGATAATGTGACTTTCTGTGGAACTTGGAAAGATGTAAATTTAGAAAATAGCTCAAATGATGATAATTTAAATGATTCTAAGAATAGTAAGAATATCATTTTGGTTTATATGGGAAATGGTACTATTTCTCCTAAAAAGATGATGAATGAAATAAAAAATGCATTTGTTGGCACTGATTATGAAGTTTATATTGCATCATTGGGACTGGAAAAGCAAGAATATGAAAATATTCATGTAGATAAACGTTGGGACTTTTCTAAACTGCTTAATAGTGCTGTTCTATTCATAAATCATGGTGGTCAAAACAGCATGATTGATGGATTGATTTATGGAGTCCCCCAATTGATATGTCCTGGACGAGTGTTTGAAAGGATTTACAATGGGAAATCTGTTGAGAATCTCGGTGCAGCTAAAGTGTTGAATATTAATGAATTTAAAAGTGAAATCATAAGAGCTGAAAGTGAAAAACTCATAAATGATAATGGATTTAGAGAAAATTCCAAGTTCATTGGTGATAAGTTAAAATCATTTGGTGGAATCGAGTGCATTTTAGATGCTATAAATGAAAAGCATTGA
- a CDS encoding zinc ribbon domain-containing protein: MENFEDQKFCQSCAMPMTEELFGTNADESKNDEYCIYCFKDGEFTSDMTMEEMMNFCIEKMVEVHPEIDKEEASKMMNEVFPQLKRWAKD; encoded by the coding sequence ATGGAAAACTTTGAAGATCAAAAATTTTGCCAATCCTGTGCAATGCCTATGACTGAAGAGCTTTTTGGAACCAATGCAGACGAATCCAAAAATGATGAATACTGTATTTACTGCTTTAAGGATGGTGAATTCACTTCAGATATGACTATGGAAGAGATGATGAATTTCTGCATTGAAAAGATGGTTGAAGTTCATCCAGAGATTGATAAGGAGGAAGCTTCCAAAATGATGAATGAAGTGTTCCCACAACTAAAAAGATGGGCAAAGGATTAA